A genomic region of Peptoniphilus sp. ING2-D1G contains the following coding sequences:
- the nrdD gene encoding anaerobic ribonucleoside-triphosphate reductase (This entry is found in the oxygen-sensitive (anaerobic, class III) ribonucleotide reductase. The mechanism of the enzyme involves a glycine-centred radical a C-terminal zinc binding site, and a set of conserved active site cysteines and asparagines. This enzyme requires an activating component, NrdG, a radical-SAM domain containing enzyme. Together the two form an alpha-2/beta-2 heterodimer; High confidence in function and specificity) yields the protein MIEVIKRNGVKVPFDSEKIKVAIEKAMHSSNGIFIENQADTIAREIEEYALTLEDPMSIFDIEEQVYYKLINYNNPSTARAYENYKAVQAYKREQNTTDNEILGLLNRTNIDVMDENSNKNAIIASTQRDLIAGEVSKDIAKRKMLPQDLVEAHDNGVIHIHDMDYIIQPIFNCCLVNMKDMLDNGTVVNGKMIETPKSFQVACNVMTQIIAQIASNQYGGQSINVSCLGKYLRKSYEKNLNLALDTLGDIELAEKMAKKMTKKDLESGIQTIQYQINTLMTSNGQAPFVTLFMHLEDDDPYVDEIAEIIEEILKQRIKGIKNDVGVYVTPAFPKLIYVLDENNVKKDSKYYYLTSLAIRCTAKRMYPDYISAKKMKQNYEGNVFSPMGCRAFLPPYKDEKGRYKFEGRFNMGACSINLPQIGILANGDETKFFKLLEKRLELVKQVGLIRYNHLSKVTSDSSPIHWQHGAIARLGKHEPIAPLLKNGYSTVSLGYIGIYEATYLTKGVSHTDPKGYDFAMRIMDHLNDAVKRWTAETGIKFTLYATPAESLTNRFCSIDRDRFGIIENVTDKGYYTNSFHVDVREEISAFEKFSFESKFQDRSTGGCISYVEIPNMSQNLEALETMVKYIYDNIQYAEFNTKSDYCSECGFDGEIKLNENNEWQCPQCGNKDKATLSVVRRTCGYLGENFWNEGRTKEIKDRVLHI from the coding sequence ATGATTGAGGTAATAAAAAGAAATGGAGTAAAGGTTCCCTTCGATAGTGAAAAAATTAAAGTAGCTATAGAAAAAGCTATGCATTCCTCTAATGGAATTTTTATAGAAAATCAAGCGGACACTATCGCAAGGGAAATTGAAGAGTACGCACTGACTTTGGAAGACCCTATGTCCATATTCGACATAGAAGAACAGGTATACTATAAGCTCATAAACTACAACAACCCTTCTACAGCCAGAGCTTATGAAAACTACAAAGCCGTTCAGGCTTATAAGAGAGAACAAAACACAACGGATAACGAAATACTTGGTCTGTTAAACAGAACAAATATAGATGTCATGGATGAAAATTCAAATAAAAATGCAATTATAGCCTCCACTCAAAGAGACTTGATTGCAGGAGAAGTTTCAAAGGACATAGCAAAGAGAAAAATGCTTCCTCAAGACCTTGTTGAAGCGCACGATAACGGGGTAATCCACATTCACGATATGGATTATATAATACAACCTATATTTAATTGTTGTTTAGTAAATATGAAAGACATGTTGGACAACGGGACCGTCGTAAATGGAAAAATGATTGAAACACCTAAGTCTTTTCAAGTGGCATGTAATGTAATGACCCAAATCATAGCTCAAATTGCATCAAATCAATACGGTGGACAATCTATTAATGTTTCATGCTTAGGAAAATATTTGAGAAAATCCTATGAAAAAAATTTAAATCTTGCTCTTGACACTCTTGGAGATATAGAACTTGCGGAAAAAATGGCAAAGAAAATGACCAAGAAGGATCTTGAAAGCGGAATTCAAACTATTCAATATCAAATCAATACATTGATGACCTCAAACGGCCAAGCTCCCTTTGTAACATTGTTTATGCATCTTGAAGATGATGATCCCTATGTCGATGAAATAGCTGAAATTATAGAAGAAATATTGAAACAAAGAATTAAGGGGATAAAAAATGACGTTGGAGTATATGTTACACCCGCTTTTCCGAAACTGATTTATGTTCTTGATGAAAATAATGTCAAAAAAGATTCCAAATACTATTATTTGACTTCTTTAGCAATCAGATGTACAGCCAAGAGAATGTATCCGGATTATATTTCTGCAAAGAAAATGAAACAAAACTACGAAGGAAATGTATTCAGTCCGATGGGCTGCAGAGCTTTTCTTCCGCCATACAAAGATGAAAAGGGAAGATATAAATTTGAAGGTAGATTTAACATGGGCGCATGCTCAATTAACCTTCCCCAAATCGGAATACTGGCAAACGGAGACGAAACAAAATTCTTTAAATTGCTTGAAAAGAGACTTGAACTTGTAAAACAAGTGGGCTTGATAAGATACAACCACTTATCCAAGGTAACATCTGACAGTTCACCGATTCACTGGCAACATGGTGCAATAGCAAGGCTGGGCAAACACGAACCTATAGCACCTCTGTTAAAGAATGGATATTCAACGGTTTCTTTGGGATATATAGGAATCTATGAAGCGACTTATTTGACCAAGGGCGTTTCTCATACCGATCCTAAAGGATATGATTTTGCTATGAGAATAATGGATCACTTAAATGATGCTGTTAAGAGATGGACTGCGGAAACTGGTATTAAGTTTACGCTTTACGCTACACCTGCAGAAAGTTTGACAAACAGATTCTGTTCAATAGACAGAGACAGGTTTGGAATAATTGAAAATGTAACTGACAAAGGATACTATACAAACTCCTTCCATGTGGATGTAAGAGAAGAGATATCCGCCTTTGAAAAGTTCAGCTTTGAATCGAAATTCCAAGACAGATCGACAGGCGGCTGCATATCCTATGTGGAAATACCAAATATGAGCCAAAATCTTGAAGCTCTTGAAACAATGGTAAAATACATCTATGATAACATTCAATATGCTGAATTTAATACAAAATCCGACTATTGTTCTGAATGCGGTTTTGACGGAGAAATTAAATTAAACGAAAATAATGAATGGCAATGCCCACAATGTGGAAACAAAGACAAAGCGACCCTTTCCGTCGTGAGAAGAACTTGCGGATATCTTGGTGAAAACTTCTGGAATGAAGGCAGAACCAAAGAAATAAAAGACAGGGTACTTCACATATAA
- a CDS encoding hypothetical protein (High confidence in function and specificity) — translation MKIDVFSDVICSWSYGEEKVLRAINYIYDGNVVFENTMGVLFNDYRDLLPINMKDRASDEMANSILLSIWKAGANIHKMPVMVDSPKLISDKNPSTYFISRGFITARIVKPEIANDFLRELRLSTILYGKNTMDLEVLADIAESFGIDRKEYKNAFENKSEKEFLSDRMKCFDRRFERYPNFMYTDEKGKEHIIKGYKTKEELMKFIDEHSDIPKRKIIINEESIKDFILKYKKVFIPEIVEVFEDEDKINSILNTLKEKNFIAIENIGTGKEISLKTIK, via the coding sequence ATGAAAATAGATGTTTTTTCCGATGTTATTTGCTCTTGGTCCTATGGAGAGGAAAAAGTGCTTAGAGCTATAAATTATATATATGATGGAAATGTTGTGTTTGAAAACACAATGGGTGTGCTTTTTAATGACTACAGAGACTTGCTTCCTATAAATATGAAGGATAGAGCTTCTGATGAAATGGCAAACAGTATTTTGCTATCAATTTGGAAGGCCGGAGCAAATATTCACAAAATGCCTGTAATGGTCGATTCCCCAAAGCTTATATCCGACAAAAATCCAAGCACATATTTTATAAGCAGAGGTTTTATAACTGCAAGAATAGTTAAGCCCGAAATTGCAAATGATTTTTTAAGGGAACTGAGACTCTCGACAATTTTATATGGAAAAAATACCATGGACTTGGAAGTACTTGCAGATATAGCTGAAAGTTTTGGAATAGACAGAAAAGAATATAAGAATGCATTTGAAAATAAATCTGAAAAAGAATTTCTTTCAGATAGGATGAAATGTTTTGACAGAAGATTTGAAAGATATCCTAATTTTATGTATACCGATGAAAAAGGAAAGGAACACATAATAAAAGGCTATAAAACCAAAGAGGAATTAATGAAATTTATAGATGAACACTCTGATATTCCTAAAAGGAAAATTATTATAAATGAAGAAAGTATAAAAGACTTTATTCTTAAATATAAAAAAGTTTTTATCCCTGAAATCGTAGAAGTTTTTGAAGATGAAGATAAAATTAATAGTATATTAAACACTCTTAAGGAAAAGAATTTTATAGCAATAGAAAATATAGGCACAGGAAAAGAAATATCGCTAAAAACAATCAAATGA
- the rpoC gene encoding DNA-directed RNA polymerase subunit beta' (DNA-dependent RNA polymerase catalyzes the transcription of DNA into RNA using the four ribonucleoside triphosphates as substrates; High confidence in function and specificity) yields the protein MSEHELFHSIKIGLASPEKIRQWSYGEVKKPETINYRTLKPEKEGLFCEKIFGPTKDWECSCGKYKRVRYKGVVCEKCGVEVTKVKVRRERMGHIELAAPVSHIWYFKGIPSRMGLVLDMSPRVLEKILYFASFVVTRVNPGETPLYVKQILSEAEYREYKSEFKDKFEAKMGAEAIKDLLLQIDLNEESKNLTDELKAATGQKKIRISRRLEVIEAFIKSNNKPEWMILDAIPVIPPDLRPMVQLDGGRFATSDLNDLYRRIINRNNRLKKLLDINAPDIIVRNEKRMLQEAVDALIDNGRRGRAVTGPGNRPLKSLSEMLKGKQGRFRQNLLGKRVDYSGRSVIVVGPELKFYQCGLPRNMALELFKPFVMRELVARGHAHNIKSAKRLVERAKSEVWDVLEDVIKDHPVLLNRAPTLHRLGIQAFEPVLVEGKSIKLHPLACTAYNADFDGDQMAVHLPLSTEAQAEARLLMLSTNNILALKDGKPITTPTQDMVLGCYYLTVSREEKDLKGDGMIFMDFDELMHAYYSNKLHLHAKVGMRKYADENDKLGKILYSTAGRFIMNDFIPQDLGFVDRSKDKYSLEIDQVIDKKMLGKIIEKTYKKHGNIETAKLLDHIKEAGYHYSTIGAISISMSDIQIPDTKQEILDKAKTEVDKYEKAFRRGFISDEERYEKVIEIWNNATEELSDEVISGFDKLNNIYIMADSGARGSKNQIRQLAGMRGLMASPSGRTIEVPITSNFREGLSVLEFYMSAHGSRKGLADTAIRTADSGYLTRRLVDVSQQVIVKEEDCGTEEYITVKDFRDGNEIIEKLRDRVEGRFSAEEIKDPNTGDILVGKNEQITDEIAEKIEELGIKEVKVRSVLGCKSKDGVCIHCYGRNLATGNVVGIGEAVGVIAAQSIGEPGTQLTMRTFHTGGVASAVDITQGLPRVEELFEARKPKGLAVISEIDGTVNIKEQNNKREVIITNENGESNTYNIVYGSRLKVKEGDYVEKGQELTQGSIYPQDLLRVKGVKGVQEYIVKEVQRVYRLQGVDINDKHIEIIVRQMLSKFKILDSGDTTFLPGSLVDSYELDQKNKEMEEKGLNPAEGEQALLGITKASLATDSFLSAASFQETTRVLTDAAIKGKEDMLTGLKENIIIGQLIPAGTGTRNNRKVQLSISDKLKEDYRLLENTERISLDEIKEEKSMKVE from the coding sequence TTGAGCGAACATGAATTATTCCATTCCATAAAAATTGGATTAGCTTCACCTGAAAAAATAAGACAGTGGTCCTATGGAGAGGTGAAGAAGCCCGAAACAATAAATTATAGAACTCTTAAACCTGAAAAGGAAGGGCTTTTCTGCGAAAAGATATTCGGTCCCACCAAGGACTGGGAATGTAGTTGCGGAAAATATAAAAGAGTAAGATACAAGGGTGTAGTTTGTGAAAAGTGCGGAGTTGAAGTAACAAAGGTAAAAGTAAGACGTGAAAGAATGGGACATATTGAACTTGCAGCTCCTGTATCTCATATATGGTATTTTAAAGGAATACCGTCAAGAATGGGTCTTGTACTTGATATGAGTCCCAGAGTTCTTGAGAAAATCCTTTATTTTGCCTCCTTTGTAGTAACCCGAGTAAATCCGGGTGAAACACCTCTGTATGTAAAGCAAATCTTATCTGAAGCTGAATATAGAGAATATAAAAGTGAATTTAAAGATAAATTTGAAGCTAAAATGGGTGCAGAGGCAATTAAAGACTTATTGTTGCAAATTGATTTAAATGAAGAATCGAAAAATTTGACAGATGAGTTAAAGGCTGCAACGGGTCAAAAGAAGATAAGAATTTCAAGAAGACTTGAAGTTATAGAGGCTTTTATTAAATCAAATAACAAACCCGAGTGGATGATACTTGATGCGATACCTGTAATTCCACCGGATTTACGACCTATGGTCCAATTAGATGGAGGTAGATTTGCCACATCTGATTTAAATGATTTATATAGAAGAATAATAAACAGAAATAACAGACTTAAAAAACTTTTAGACATCAATGCACCTGACATAATAGTGAGAAATGAAAAAAGAATGTTGCAAGAAGCCGTAGATGCCTTAATAGACAACGGAAGACGTGGAAGAGCGGTTACAGGGCCCGGAAACAGACCTCTTAAATCTCTATCTGAGATGCTTAAGGGAAAACAAGGTCGTTTCAGACAAAACCTTCTTGGAAAGCGTGTTGATTATTCAGGACGTTCAGTAATAGTTGTAGGTCCTGAGCTTAAATTTTATCAATGCGGTTTGCCAAGAAATATGGCACTTGAACTGTTTAAGCCTTTTGTAATGAGAGAATTGGTCGCAAGAGGTCATGCGCACAATATCAAGTCGGCGAAAAGATTGGTAGAAAGAGCAAAATCAGAGGTATGGGACGTACTTGAAGATGTGATAAAGGACCATCCGGTCCTGTTGAACCGCGCTCCGACGCTTCATAGACTTGGAATACAAGCCTTTGAACCGGTACTTGTTGAAGGAAAATCAATTAAACTTCATCCGCTTGCATGTACTGCATATAATGCGGATTTTGACGGAGACCAAATGGCTGTCCATTTACCTCTTTCAACGGAAGCTCAAGCAGAGGCGAGACTTCTTATGCTTTCAACAAATAACATCTTGGCGTTAAAAGACGGCAAACCCATTACCACTCCCACACAAGACATGGTACTTGGGTGCTATTATTTGACAGTCAGCAGAGAGGAAAAGGATTTGAAGGGCGACGGTATGATTTTCATGGATTTCGATGAATTAATGCATGCCTACTATTCAAATAAGCTTCATCTACATGCAAAGGTAGGTATGAGAAAATATGCTGACGAAAATGATAAATTAGGAAAAATTTTGTATTCCACAGCCGGAAGATTCATTATGAATGATTTTATACCTCAAGATTTAGGTTTTGTAGATAGAAGTAAAGACAAATATTCTCTTGAAATAGATCAAGTAATAGACAAAAAAATGTTGGGCAAAATAATTGAAAAAACCTATAAAAAACATGGAAATATAGAAACGGCAAAACTTCTTGACCACATAAAAGAAGCTGGATACCATTATTCAACAATAGGGGCTATTTCAATATCCATGTCAGATATACAAATACCGGATACTAAACAGGAAATACTTGATAAAGCTAAAACAGAAGTCGACAAGTATGAAAAAGCCTTTCGTCGAGGATTTATATCTGATGAAGAAAGATATGAAAAAGTTATAGAAATTTGGAATAATGCCACAGAAGAACTTTCAGACGAAGTTATATCAGGTTTTGACAAGTTAAATAATATCTATATAATGGCGGATTCAGGTGCGAGAGGTTCCAAAAACCAAATCAGACAACTTGCAGGTATGCGTGGACTTATGGCTTCTCCATCAGGAAGAACCATAGAAGTTCCCATAACTTCAAATTTCCGTGAGGGATTGTCGGTTCTTGAATTTTATATGTCTGCTCATGGTTCAAGAAAGGGACTTGCGGATACCGCTATCAGAACAGCGGATTCAGGTTACTTGACAAGAAGACTTGTAGATGTTTCTCAACAAGTAATAGTAAAAGAAGAAGATTGTGGCACCGAAGAATATATCACAGTAAAGGATTTTAGAGATGGAAATGAAATCATTGAAAAACTAAGGGATAGAGTTGAAGGCAGATTTTCCGCAGAAGAAATAAAAGATCCGAATACGGGAGATATATTAGTAGGTAAAAATGAACAAATAACAGATGAAATAGCTGAAAAAATAGAAGAACTTGGAATAAAAGAAGTCAAAGTAAGATCTGTGCTTGGATGTAAGAGCAAGGACGGGGTATGTATACATTGTTACGGTCGAAATCTTGCAACGGGAAATGTTGTAGGTATAGGAGAGGCTGTAGGAGTAATTGCGGCTCAATCCATCGGAGAACCGGGTACACAACTTACAATGAGAACATTCCATACAGGTGGGGTAGCATCGGCAGTCGATATCACACAAGGTCTTCCTCGTGTAGAAGAATTGTTTGAAGCGAGAAAACCTAAAGGGCTTGCAGTTATTTCTGAAATTGACGGAACTGTTAATATAAAAGAACAAAATAACAAAAGAGAAGTTATAATAACTAACGAAAATGGAGAAAGCAACACCTATAATATAGTCTATGGGTCAAGACTTAAAGTCAAAGAAGGAGACTATGTAGAAAAAGGTCAAGAATTAACTCAAGGATCAATATACCCTCAAGATCTGCTCCGAGTAAAGGGAGTAAAGGGCGTACAAGAATATATTGTAAAGGAAGTTCAAAGAGTTTACAGATTACAAGGGGTAGATATAAACGATAAACATATTGAGATAATAGTAAGACAAATGCTTTCTAAATTTAAAATTTTAGATTCCGGTGATACAACTTTCCTTCCCGGTTCATTAGTTGATTCCTATGAGTTGGACCAAAAGAACAAAGAGATGGAAGAAAAGGGACTAAATCCCGCAGAAGGAGAACAAGCTCTTCTCGGAATTACAAAAGCATCTTTGGCAACTGACTCCTTCTTATCGGCAGCATCATTCCAAGAGACAACAAGAGTTTTGACGGACGCGGCAATAAAAGGAAAAGAGGATATGCTTACAGGGCTGAAGGAAAATATAATAATAGGACAGCTCATACCTGCAGGAACGGGAACAAGAAACAACAGAAAGGTTCAATTATCAATAAGCGATAAATTGAAAGAGGACTACAGACTTCTTGAAAATACTGAAAGAATATCCTTAGATGAGATAAAAGAAGAAAAATCTATGAAAGTAGAATAA
- the rpoB gene encoding DNA-directed RNA polymerase subunit beta (DNA-dependent RNA polymerase catalyzes the transcription of DNA into RNA using the four ribonucleoside triphosphates as substrates; High confidence in function and specificity) codes for MVHPVKYGKRERMSFSRIPEVLSIPNLIEVQTSSFNWLLEKGLREVFEDVSPIEDYSGNLILEFVDYYISDEIKYGVDEAKERDTNYSAPLKVKVRLINTETGEVKEQEVFMGDLPLMTSTGTFVINGAERVVVSQLVRSPGAYYKEETDKTGDKLYSATLIPNRGAWLEFETDAQGVVNVRIDRTRKIPITILLRATGVQTNQEITNLLGESEHLLKTFEKDGTTNKEEALIEIYKKLRPGEPPTLDSATSLFENMFFDNRRYDLAHVGRYKFNKKLGIAERISNHYASEDIVHPFTGEILVAQGEMIQENIAAEIESAGINELLITIKATREDEEDKTIKVVGNNFSKIKEEELGFSLRDLGLTEKVYFPLFKELYDEFSGDVEKFKEEIKKNINNLSPRHIIVDDIISAISYEFGLFSGVGFIDDIDHLGNRRIRSVGELLQNQFRIGVSRMERVIRERMTVQDVDATTPQSLINIRPVTAAIKEFFGSSQLSQFMDQNNPLSELTHKRRLSALGPGGLSRDRAGFEVRDVHNSHYGRMCPIETPEGPNIGLITSLTTYARINEYGFIETPYRKVKIGEGIVTDEIDYITADVEYKQIIAQSNEPLDKNGKFVNSRVVARGHEGIVDIYDSKKITYMDVSPQQIVAVGTSMIPFLENDDANRALMGANMQRQAVPLLMTEAPIIGTGIEYRAAKDSGVVIIATDDGEISYVASDKIVLKKDDGSIDTFKLHKFKGGNQSTTINQRPIVVQGQRVKKGEVIADGPSTDLGEMSLGKNILIAFMNWEGYNYEDAILVNQELVINDTLTSLHIEEYECEARDTKLGAEEITRDIPNVGEDMLKDLDERGIIRIGAEVKPRSILVGKVTPKGETELSAEERLLRAIFGEKAREVRDASLTLPHGESGIVVDVKIFTRAAGDELQPGVNEMVRVFVATKRKIQVGDKMCGRHGNKGVISRILPAEDMPYMPDGTPIQIVLNPLGVPSRMNLGQVLEVHLGLAAKKLGWHVATPVFDGANEQDIIDSLKLAGYPEDGKIQLRDGRTGEEFDQPVTVGYMYMLKLHHLVDEKIHARSIGPYSLVTQQPLGGKAQFGGQRFGEMEVWALEAYGASYTLQEMLTVKSDDIVGRVKTYEAIIKGEEIPQPGVPESFKVLIKELESLALEIKVLDEFGNEIDLEQDDEDLDRIDNLIDEKSEARELTEYSKEDSSMATSAIRKISNNDDYESEEDFTDDNDDYEDSFDEGFSIEEPED; via the coding sequence ATGGTGCATCCTGTAAAGTATGGGAAACGAGAAAGGATGAGCTTTTCTCGCATACCGGAGGTATTATCGATTCCAAATCTTATCGAAGTGCAGACTTCTTCTTTTAATTGGCTTTTAGAGAAGGGGTTACGAGAAGTATTTGAAGATGTATCTCCAATAGAGGATTATTCAGGAAATTTGATTTTAGAATTTGTCGATTACTATATTTCTGATGAAATAAAATACGGTGTCGATGAAGCGAAGGAACGAGATACAAATTATTCAGCACCTTTGAAGGTAAAGGTAAGATTGATTAATACTGAAACCGGAGAGGTTAAGGAACAAGAAGTTTTTATGGGGGATCTTCCTTTGATGACTTCCACGGGAACATTTGTAATTAACGGAGCTGAACGTGTAGTTGTTTCACAACTTGTGAGAAGTCCGGGAGCTTATTATAAAGAAGAAACCGATAAGACGGGAGATAAGTTGTATTCTGCGACATTAATTCCTAACAGAGGAGCTTGGCTTGAATTTGAAACAGATGCGCAAGGTGTAGTAAATGTGCGAATAGACCGAACAAGGAAAATTCCAATCACAATTTTACTTCGTGCAACAGGGGTTCAAACAAATCAAGAGATTACAAATCTACTGGGAGAAAGTGAACATCTTTTAAAAACCTTTGAAAAAGATGGCACGACTAATAAGGAAGAAGCTTTAATAGAAATTTATAAAAAGCTTAGACCGGGAGAACCTCCAACACTTGATTCTGCAACATCTTTGTTTGAGAATATGTTTTTTGACAACAGAAGATATGATTTAGCTCATGTGGGAAGATATAAATTCAACAAAAAACTTGGAATTGCAGAAAGAATTTCAAATCATTATGCATCGGAAGATATCGTCCATCCATTTACCGGTGAAATTTTAGTAGCTCAGGGAGAGATGATACAGGAAAATATTGCCGCAGAAATAGAATCGGCAGGGATAAATGAGCTTTTGATTACGATAAAGGCTACAAGAGAAGATGAAGAAGACAAGACGATAAAAGTTGTCGGAAATAATTTTTCAAAAATAAAAGAAGAAGAACTGGGATTCAGCTTAAGGGATTTGGGATTAACCGAAAAAGTATATTTTCCTTTATTTAAAGAACTTTATGATGAATTTTCCGGTGATGTTGAGAAATTTAAAGAAGAAATAAAGAAAAATATCAATAATTTAAGCCCCAGACACATAATAGTAGATGATATTATTTCTGCTATATCTTATGAGTTCGGCTTATTTAGCGGAGTCGGTTTCATAGATGACATTGATCATCTTGGAAACAGAAGAATAAGATCCGTAGGAGAGCTTTTACAAAATCAATTTAGAATTGGTGTATCCAGAATGGAAAGAGTTATTCGTGAAAGGATGACTGTTCAAGATGTAGATGCTACAACTCCTCAATCTCTTATAAATATCAGGCCCGTAACGGCTGCTATAAAGGAGTTTTTCGGATCTTCACAATTATCACAATTTATGGATCAAAATAATCCTCTATCAGAATTAACTCACAAAAGAAGGTTATCTGCACTTGGACCAGGTGGGTTGAGCAGAGATAGAGCGGGATTTGAAGTGCGTGATGTCCATAATTCACATTACGGAAGAATGTGTCCTATAGAAACCCCTGAAGGACCCAACATAGGACTTATCACATCACTTACAACCTATGCCAGGATTAATGAATACGGGTTTATAGAAACGCCTTATAGAAAAGTAAAAATCGGCGAAGGCATTGTAACAGATGAAATAGATTACATCACAGCTGATGTAGAATACAAACAAATAATCGCTCAATCAAATGAGCCCTTGGATAAAAATGGAAAATTTGTAAATAGCAGGGTCGTAGCAAGAGGTCATGAGGGAATAGTAGACATTTACGACTCAAAGAAGATAACTTACATGGACGTATCCCCGCAACAAATAGTTGCAGTAGGTACTTCTATGATACCTTTTCTTGAAAACGATGATGCAAATAGAGCATTAATGGGCGCGAATATGCAGCGTCAAGCAGTGCCGTTATTAATGACGGAAGCACCTATTATAGGAACAGGCATTGAATACAGAGCGGCAAAGGATTCGGGAGTGGTCATAATAGCTACAGATGATGGAGAAATTTCCTATGTAGCATCTGATAAAATAGTTCTTAAAAAAGATGATGGAAGCATCGACACTTTTAAATTGCATAAATTTAAAGGGGGAAACCAAAGCACAACTATTAATCAAAGACCTATAGTTGTGCAAGGACAAAGAGTTAAAAAGGGCGAAGTGATAGCTGATGGCCCTTCAACAGATCTTGGAGAAATGTCTCTTGGGAAAAATATTCTCATAGCCTTTATGAACTGGGAAGGCTACAATTATGAAGATGCAATACTTGTAAATCAGGAACTTGTAATAAATGACACACTGACATCTCTTCACATAGAAGAATACGAATGTGAAGCAAGGGATACCAAATTAGGCGCAGAAGAGATAACCAGAGATATCCCCAATGTGGGAGAAGACATGTTAAAGGACCTTGATGAAAGAGGTATCATAAGAATCGGTGCTGAGGTAAAACCAAGGAGTATTTTAGTCGGAAAAGTAACACCAAAGGGGGAAACGGAGCTATCGGCAGAAGAAAGACTTTTAAGGGCTATATTCGGAGAAAAAGCTCGTGAAGTCAGAGACGCATCATTAACGCTGCCTCATGGAGAGTCGGGAATTGTAGTGGATGTAAAAATTTTTACCAGAGCTGCGGGAGATGAACTTCAACCGGGAGTTAATGAAATGGTAAGGGTTTTTGTCGCAACCAAGAGAAAAATCCAAGTGGGAGATAAAATGTGTGGTCGTCACGGAAACAAAGGAGTAATTTCAAGAATACTTCCAGCTGAAGACATGCCTTATATGCCCGATGGAACACCGATACAAATAGTCTTGAATCCTTTAGGTGTCCCTTCTCGTATGAATTTAGGACAAGTGCTTGAGGTGCATTTAGGACTTGCGGCTAAAAAACTGGGCTGGCACGTTGCAACGCCGGTATTTGACGGTGCAAACGAGCAAGACATCATAGATTCGTTAAAACTTGCAGGATATCCGGAGGATGGAAAAATTCAATTAAGAGATGGAAGAACGGGAGAGGAATTTGACCAACCGGTAACTGTAGGATACATGTACATGTTGAAACTTCATCATTTGGTCGATGAAAAGATCCATGCCAGATCAATAGGTCCTTATTCTCTTGTAACACAACAACCCTTAGGAGGTAAAGCTCAATTTGGAGGACAAAGATTTGGAGAAATGGAAGTTTGGGCTTTAGAGGCCTATGGAGCATCCTATACACTTCAAGAAATGTTGACAGTTAAGAGCGATGATATCGTAGGGAGAGTAAAAACTTACGAAGCCATCATAAAGGGAGAAGAAATTCCTCAACCGGGAGTTCCGGAATCATTTAAAGTCTTAATAAAAGAACTTGAATCCTTAGCTTTGGAAATCAAAGTGCTGGATGAATTTGGAAATGAGATAGACCTTGAACAGGACGACGAAGATTTGGATAGAATAGATAACTTAATCGATGAAAAAAGCGAGGCAAGAGAGTTAACCGAATATTCAAAGGAAGACAGTTCAATGGCGACATCGGCAATTCGAAAAATATCAAATAACGATGATTATGAATCTGAAGAGGATTTTACAGATGATAACGATGATTATGAAGATAGTTTCGACGAAGGGTTTTCAATAGAAGAACCTGAAGATTAA